Below is a genomic region from Streptomyces sp. RPA4-2.
ACTGGGGATTCCGTCACTGTCGAGTGCGGGGCGTGGGTGTGCGCCGGCACGGGTGCATTCGGTCTTGAACGCGGCACGGTTCTCGCGATGGCGATGGAACCGGAGGGAACCGGGAGGAGAACGTGTGCGCGGGGCAGCCCCTGTCACGTACGCGGTACGGACTCAGGGCGCGGCGGTCCCGCTTCGGGGCGCGGGATCAGGCGGTGGTGCGGGGGCCCTCTAGAAGGCGCACATTCGACACATACAACGAGCACCGGGCGTCATGGTCGCCTCGGTCGCAAGGGTGCGGCTGCTCGTCGTGGTCATGGAGTGAAGTAAAGCAGACGGAGTGGCTCGGCCCGGAACCGCTGTCCGCATCGTGGACAGCGGTGGACACTTCTCAGCCGCGGACGGAGATCTCCACTCCCCCGTCCGTGACCAGCGCGGACAGGGCCGAGAGGTCCTTCACCACCAGGTCCGCGACCAGCTCGGAGGCCGCGTGGGTTGTGGCCAACGCCACGGTGGTCATGCCGGCGGCGCGGCCCGCCTGGAGGCCGGCCGGGGCGTCCTCGAAGACGACACAGCGGGCCGGGTCGACTCCCAGCTCACGGGCGGCGAGGAGGTAGGGCTCGGGGTCGGGCTTGCCGCGGGTGACGTCGTCGGCGGAGACCAGGGTCTTGGGCCGGATGCCGACCTCGTCGAGCCGGGCCTCGGCCAGCCGCCGGGTGGCGGAGGTGACGACGGCCCAGCGCTCGGCGGGCAGCGAGCCGAGGAAGGCGGCGGTTCCGGGCAGCAGCAGGACGCCGCCAGGAACGTCCTCGACCTCCAGCTGCTCGATGCGCGCGAGGGCCTCGGGGACGATGTGGGCGGGCAGCAGGTCGGCGGCTATCTCGACGGCGGGGCGGCCATGCAGTTCGATCCGGGCGAAGTCGTCGGCGGTGATCCCGTACTCCCGCGCCCAGCGGGTCCAGCAGCGGTTCACCGACTCCAGGGACGAGACGAGGGTTCCGTCGTTGTCGAACAGCAGGGCGTCAGCGTGGATCTTCATGTCCCCGACCCTACGGGGCGGCCGGGGGCGAGGGCATCGGGCCTTTTGGCCCGTAATAGGGTCACGGCATGCTTGATGCCCTGACGGTCGCGACCGCCGTCGCCGCGCTCGTGCTCGCCGCCTGGTGCGGCTGGGCCGCCTACCGTGATCAGCCCACCAAGGACTGGCACTTCATCGGCATGGCCGTGGTGTCCCTGCTCGCCGCGGTCCAGCTGGTGATCGGCATCGTCCAGCTGGCACGTGGCGAGAAGGCGGAGCAGGGCACGACGATCTTCGTGGCCTATCTGCTCGGGGCCTTCGTGTGCGTACCGGCCGTGGCCTTCATGTCGCTGGCGGAGCGCACCCGCTGGGGTTCGATCACGGTGGCGGCCGGCGGCGTGGTGCTCGCCGTCCTCGAAGTGCGCCTGTACGACATCTGGGGAGGCTGACGTGACGAAGGCCGAGGTCACCGTGACCGAGGAAGAAGCGACCGGGCGGAAACGGACGCGGCTCATCAGCGGTCCGGGCATGCTGCTGGTCTGGCTGTACGGAGTGATGGTCGTCGGCGCCGTGTCGCGCTCCGCCGTGCAGATCTCGACGGAGTTCGGCAAGGCCCCGCTCGCCTACTCGCTGTCGGCGGTCGCCGGCCTCGTCTACGGCTTCATCACGTACTCGCTCGTCCGGGGCGGCGAGAAGGCCCGCAGGGCGGCGCTGGTGTGCTGCGCCGCCGAGCTCGCGGGTGTCCTGATCGTGGGTACCTGGACGCTGGTGGAGCCGTCCGCCTTCCCCGACGCCACAGTGTGGTCGGACTACGGCATGGGGTACCTGTTCATTCCGGTGCTGCTGCCGCTGTCGGCCATGTACTGGCTGCGCGGGCGCTCCGCGGGGAGCCGGTAGTCCGACCGCGGGCCGGCGGGAGGTGCGGGCCACCGGCCGCCGGTCGCGTGTCCCCCGGCGGCCTGTCGTGCCGCGTCCGCCGGGCCGGCGTGGCTACGCCGTCGTCGCGTAGGTCTCCGCGGGCTTTTCCAGCACGATGACGGTGACGCCGTCGTCGCCCTTCGACGTGCCGACCGTCTCGTAGCCCACGCTTCGGTACAGCCGTAGGTTGCCGCCGCCGCGCTGGCCGGTGTGGAGCTGGATCCTCTTGGCGCCGCGCTCTCCCACCAGGGCCGCTTCGGCGGCGCGCAGGAGCCGGGCGCCGATCCCGTGGCGCTGCATGCGCGGGTGGACGATGAGCTTGTTGATCCTGGCCGTGCCGTCGGGGTCCACGGTTCCGCGGACCGAGGCCACCACCTCCTGCCCCAGCCGGGCCACCAGGACCGTACCGTCAGCCAGCTCCGCCCTGAGGGAGTCGAGCGGCTGCGTGAGCGGCTCGATGCCGTAGTCGCCGGACAGCTCGGCCTCGCTCTGGTAGCAGAGGTACTGCAGCTTGAGGATCTGCTCTGCGTCCTGCTCGGTCGCCCCCGAGATGGTCACGCTCATGCCCATGTGTGCATGCCTCCCGCTCACTTGTTCCACCGGTGTTCCCCACTCCTATCCCCGTGGTCCGCGGGCCGCAACCACCGGCGCCAGCAATCGCCGTAGACATCCAAGACATCTGGAACGTTCCGGACCAAGACTGCCCTGTGAGATACCCAACTCACCCGCGATCTCACGGTAGGTGAGGTCCCGAGGGGAGAGCAGCGCCGCCATGAGGCGCGGGCAGCGGCCGGGCAGCCGGCGTACGGCGGCGTGCAGGGCGCGGCGGGAGTCGGCGGTCATCGCCCACAGCTCGGGGCCGGGCCCGCCCGGGTCGGCGGGTTCGGAGCCGTACGGCTGTTCCCGGCGGGCCGTGCGGCGGGCGCGGCGGGCCTCGGAGCGCACCGCGCGACGCAGCCATTCCGGCGGGTCGGCGGGCGGCCCGGCCGAGTCGAGGCGCTCCAGGAGGCGCAGCCAGACGGCTTGTTCGAGGTCGCTCTGTTCGGTCCCGGTCGCGTGCGCCTCCGCCGAGGCCTCGGCGGCGAGCAGCGGACGCAGCGCGGAAACCATCTCGTGGGTCATGTGCGGCGGGACGCGGCCGCCCCGGCGGGAGGTTGCCGGGGCGGCCGGGTGTCACCCCATCCGGGGTGGCGGGGTCATCAGTTGACGAAGTCCTCGCGCGCGAGGAGCGCGGTGTCCGCGTTGTCGGAGAAGACGCCGTCGATGCCGGTGGCGAAGTAGGTCCGGAAGGCGCCGAACGCGTCGCCGTAGGCGTTCGGGTCGGTGCCCCGGCGGAAGTCGGCCGGCAGGAAGACGTTCTCGTTGCGCATGGTGTACGGGTGCAGGATCAGGCCCGCGCGGTGCGCGTCGGCGACCAGGGTGGTCGGCGTGGTGAGGGCGCCGCCGGCGTCCTTGGGGATGACCAGGTCGAGCGTGGGGCCGATGCCCTGGGCGTACGAGGCCATCCACTTCAGGCCCGCGGGCTTGACGAGGTCCGCGACCGTGCGCGGGTCGCCGGTCGCGACGAAGTCCCAGGGCCGGGTGTTCGCCGCGGAGAGCAGGACGACGAGCGCGTTGTCGACGAGCTTGTCGAGGCGCTGGATGCTGGTCGGCTCGAAGGACTGGATGATGACGGGCGAGTTCTTCCCGTCCTTGCCGTGTTTGCGCAGCACCTTGGCGAGGCGCTCCTCGAGGCCCAGACCGAGCGCCCGGAAGTAGGTGGGGTGCTTGGTCTCGGGGTAGATCCAGACCTGCTTGCCGCGCTTTCGGGTCTGCTCGTCCTGCCAGTGGAGGACCTCTTCGAAGGTGGGGATCTCCCAGCGGCCGTTGTAGAGGGTGTTGTTCGGGCGATTGGCGGGGATGCGCTCGACGGCCCGCAGGGTCTTCAGCTCGGCGAGCGTGAAGTCCTCCGTGAACCAGCCGGTGGTGGGGACGCCGTCCAGGGTCTTGGTGGTCTTGCGGCCGGCGAACTCCGGGTGCGCCGACACATCGGTCGTTCCGCCGATCTCGGGCTCGTGCCGGCAGACCAGGTG
It encodes:
- a CDS encoding GNAT family N-acetyltransferase, with the protein product MGMSVTISGATEQDAEQILKLQYLCYQSEAELSGDYGIEPLTQPLDSLRAELADGTVLVARLGQEVVASVRGTVDPDGTARINKLIVHPRMQRHGIGARLLRAAEAALVGERGAKRIQLHTGQRGGGNLRLYRSVGYETVGTSKGDDGVTVIVLEKPAETYATTA
- a CDS encoding glycerophosphodiester phosphodiesterase, translating into MGTQESQESNGQGRGTGRRALLGAAVLGAGGAVLGLSGAARADERHGGGGHGGGYRSLPKPTVIGHRGASGYRPEHTFGSYQLALDMGADVVEAGDLVPTKDGHLVCRHEPEIGGTTDVSAHPEFAGRKTTKTLDGVPTTGWFTEDFTLAELKTLRAVERIPANRPNNTLYNGRWEIPTFEEVLHWQDEQTRKRGKQVWIYPETKHPTYFRALGLGLEERLAKVLRKHGKDGKNSPVIIQSFEPTSIQRLDKLVDNALVVLLSAANTRPWDFVATGDPRTVADLVKPAGLKWMASYAQGIGPTLDLVIPKDAGGALTTPTTLVADAHRAGLILHPYTMRNENVFLPADFRRGTDPNAYGDAFGAFRTYFATGIDGVFSDNADTALLAREDFVN
- a CDS encoding HAD family hydrolase, producing MKIHADALLFDNDGTLVSSLESVNRCWTRWAREYGITADDFARIELHGRPAVEIAADLLPAHIVPEALARIEQLEVEDVPGGVLLLPGTAAFLGSLPAERWAVVTSATRRLAEARLDEVGIRPKTLVSADDVTRGKPDPEPYLLAARELGVDPARCVVFEDAPAGLQAGRAAGMTTVALATTHAASELVADLVVKDLSALSALVTDGGVEISVRG
- a CDS encoding sigma-70 family RNA polymerase sigma factor, producing MTHEMVSALRPLLAAEASAEAHATGTEQSDLEQAVWLRLLERLDSAGPPADPPEWLRRAVRSEARRARRTARREQPYGSEPADPGGPGPELWAMTADSRRALHAAVRRLPGRCPRLMAALLSPRDLTYREIAGELGISQGSLGPERSRCLGCLRRLLAPVVAARGPRG